The genomic segment cggggaagaGAGTTGAAAAGGACGACGCTTCCCCTCTACAGCAAATCCTCACTCTGACAGATCCTCGCTGGAATGTCGCCCTGAAGGAAGCTGGAGGGCATCTTTCTGGCTTCTGCATTTCCTGGCAGCTGGGGAGGAATCAGCCAAGGGTTGTCAACCCGTTCTGCCGGTCGTCACGGCAATTGGAGACAGGCAGCTTGTTGCCGTGACGAGGGTCCCAGAGACAAAATTGATACCAGCTCTGCAGGTGCCACCAGCTTCTATttagcgcgcacacacacacacgttttgtGCTCCGTCATGTTCAGCGCTCTGACGGGCGGTGACTCACCAGGGTCTCTAGCGCAGAAGGGTCTTGTCCCACATCTCCTGTCTGGGATCCTTCGGTTTGAGAAGCTGTGGATCAAACCGGGGGCTTCCTGCCTGTGGGCCtcgtgttctgccactgagccacatccGCTGCATGGTGTTGTGCTGGGAGAATTTTTAGGGACAGAAAAACAGGACTGTACAAACAAAAATCTCTTGCCCACAAAAGATTTCCCAGCTCTTCTCTCCAGACACAACTGTGGCctaaagggaaagaaggaacgACTGTGTTTCGCTTCTTATTTCTGGTTACCCGTGGAGAGTCGTTTATTGACCCTCGGAGACTAGGCGAAGGGCTGCTTGCGAGGTTTTCCCAGGCCTGGACGGCCGGCAGAGCTCCCTTTCATCTTAGGAGCAGCCATCTGGGAGCAGGGAAGAGGCTCGCTCGGCGAGGCTGGGCAGGAATTTTATTTCTGTCCGTGCAAGCGCCGATTGTCTGTGGGCATGCCCGGTGGCACCAACGAGCGTTTTAATAATTTAGAAACCGTTTTCGCTTTAATTGGTTGCCCGGCCTTCCCGGCCCCCCTCCGCACGCCGCTCAGCATTAGCATTAATCCCCGCGTTCTCGATTCTCCGTGCCTGGAACCGCCATCCCCGTAGCATCCGTCTGTCAATCACTCTTGATTTCCAAACCCTCGGAGAGGGTAGCATTGTAAATAACACATAcgctctgtgcgtgtgtgtgtgtgtgcgtgcgggtAGTGAAGAAGGATGGGAAGCCAGAGCGaggaagctggggggtggggagggggagctctgGAGGATTGTTGTGGTCATTTGGGATCAATGCGGCTCCTGGAACTGGCAGCGCTTCAGGCTTCTAaattacagccccccccccttccctcccgccTGCAATAAGGCGCGACCTGCGTTTTTCAGATAATTAATTTATAAACATTGGAGGCATACGGCCACTGGCCAGGGGAGaattctctgggctttcagtgcAATCTGGTGAGGCTGGCTGTATGCATTTAAAAGTCTTTTTGCCTGGGAAGCAGGGGTAGCCGGCGCTGCAGATTTCACAGCGAAAGAGGCCCGCGTTTGGTAGACAACCCAGTCTGAAACATGGCACAGGAAGGCCTAATGGCCTTGTTTCTCCCCTGCTGATCTTTGTGTGAAAACTCACCAGTTCACCCCTTTTGAATGGCTACAGGTCCACACAAGGGCAAAAGGCACAGCCCCACAACCAGTTGGCCTTACAAGTCACCCCCTGAAAGTTCAGGCTTACATTTGTGGACAGATctacagagggagagagaacgctCCACGGTTTGGGGTGGGTGCTGTCCTTGCAGACACCTGCCTTCACACCTTTGCCATTTGAAACTGGAGGCAGGCAGAGATGGTCTTGCAACGGGGCATCTTGGTTGAGACCATCCCTAAGGGCTTCATGGCCGATATATGCTTTCTGAGCAAGGCTCCCTGGTAGTGGGTAGAAATTGCCATCAAGTccctgctgacttatggtgaacctgtagagtttccaaggcaaacgatatttagaggtggtttgtcatcacctGCTGCcattagcaaccctggactttcctgGTAGactcccatctaagtaccaaccagggcaGACCCTACATAGCTTCAGAGATCTCacaatatcaggctagcctggaccattcagtTCAGGGCAAGGTGAATTGTGGGGGAAATGCAACACGTAGAAGCCCTCTGCCTCCTGTAGATTCTCTCCTGCAAATCTTCTActcccccccgccaaaaaaacccccctgttGCTATCtgatttcctccccctcccatctcgTGGATTAATTTGCCCAGGCAGGTAGATTTGTTGCTTTGTAACTTGATGACACCTTCTCACCTGcatgtattttgtttttggtagagTCTGTtgttgtggcttttttttttgctagcacAGGCTGCTTCAAGCCCACCCTGAGTGGACCATAGCGGGtttaaaggaaataaatacattttaaaagcccATCTTGTTCCAATCTTCTACTCCGCCCCCCCTCGGGGAGGGACATTTTGGGGGGGACAGAATCCACAGGTGAGGGGAAAGTCCCTTGTGCCTACTCCTGGTTGGCTTCCAGTGCCCCCCAGCACCTGCATTATGAGGGAAAGCGTTGGACTGAGGCACTGTGTTTCCTTCATAACAAGCACGTCAGCTCTAAGGTATGCTGTTTCTTTgcggcctttctctcctgctttctTCTGCAGAAGTCCGGGCAGGGCACATGGGGGTGAGGCAGGGCCagaatgagggggaactgtgcctgtgGCACGCGCGCAACCCATCCTGCCtccttggctctacgccactgggatgggggcacccgggACCCCTCCTGTCCCGGTCTAGATCAAGACTGATTGTTTCAGCAAGGAGACTGCCTTGTGTGCCTTCCATTCATTCCTGCGTGAGATAAGGGACGGGTGGATTCCCCTTCACGTTCAGGTCTTCCTAGGGCTGCTCCTTACAACTCCGATTGCTGCCAAGGCGGGCCTGTGAAAGCCCAGGCAGAACACAGCAGGCAGCGGCTTCTAGCCCATTGCCACAGCCTCCTGAAGAACTGCACCGAAGGAGCGCAATACACTTTGGGCACACAGCTGACTTATCACTTGTGCCGGCTGGCTGGGTCTGGAATGGGGCTCGGACGGCCATTGCCCAGTGCTGGGAAGAAAGTCCCGGCTTCAGCCCAGAGAGTCTGAAAGGGTCTCTtctcccccaccaactctctcctcccccaccccccaccttccttaCTCAGTTCTGGCAGGAGGACAAGAACATCAAATGGAGCAATAAATAAGGCATTGTCTGGCTCTTCCTACAAACAGCCGCTAATTAGCGCTCACTAATTACCTGGCCGTGGAAGGATTAACGTTCCTGGTACAGAataatgggcggggggggggggggacgctaaGCCTCAGCAGCTGCTTAGCCTTGGTAGAAATGGAGATCTATTTGGGTGGCTATTTCTCTTAAGGGGGGGGCGGGTTGGAATTCATTCATAGTTGTTGCTAGCCTGTTCCTCTAAGGACCATTAACCAAATTCCTCACTGtagcaaggtgggggggggggggggaagggtcagAAGTTCCCTTTGAGAGAGGCTGAGACGTTCAGAGTTAGCTTCTTTTACTTTActcatttgtttaaaacacttaTTAGCAGCTTTTCTAGCTCGCAGGAATGCAAGGTGGTTTACGACAgcagcaaaacaataaaacacattaaaaacctATTAATTAAAATGAACAATTTAAAACTGCCGGTAGGTAGAAGAACTAAAATTAATCAATGGCCATtttagcagccccccccccctgccaccaTATCACACCCTTGAGAATGGTAGCATTATCCCCATTTTTACATATGGGGAATCCAGATTGTGTCTGTACacactgcctgaggccacccagtGACTCCCTGGACTAAACTGGATGCCAACTTGTTAACTATACACAGACGTATAAATTTATATGGAGAGTAAATCCTGGCCTGCTGGCAGATTAttctttattatatttgtacgctgcccttcccctgatgggctcagggcagctttcatCAGGTGagatacaataaatataataaataaaataaaacacaaaatggtaGTCACAGTAAAATTTAAAGCAGGTAGTTCCGAAGGTAGCATGGGCATCAATTAAAATCTCAAAGtaataatagcagcagcaataGTAGTGGGGGAGGGAATCGAgaagcaggaggccaggtgggtGGGATTTGTTGAAAACCCCGTTGCTGCCTCAAAGGATAGACTGCTTACCCATGAACTCGCATGAAGCCGCCTTACAGCGAATTACACtgtttcataggtgtcaaactcgcggccctccagatgttatggactacagttcccatcatcccctgtcagcatgatgctggcagggaatgatgggaactgtagtctataacatttGGAgaggcgtgagtttgacacctgtgcttttggCCCatcaggaccaggagtcatgggttcaaggtgaaggaaaagagatcccacctaaacatcaggaaaaacttcctgacagtcagggctattcaacagcggaatgcactacctgggagtgtgttggagtctccttctctggaggtttttaaagagaggctggatggccctcctGTCAGGAGCAttttgattctgtgttcctgcatggcagggggttggactggatggcccttgggcgtctcttccaactctatgattctgtaatcAAGGACAGTCCTGTCCTATCAGACTGGTAGCTTCTCTCCGGCAAAGGTCTTTCCCGTTGCCTGTGGCCTAGTCCATTTTAACTGGAGAGAGCCGGAATGGAACCTGGGGCCGTCTGCATGCAAAGCCAAgggtcttccactgagccacaagccCTTCCCAACAGCCAATCCCTTCTCATCACAGTGCAGACCCTATCTTCCCTCTTCGCATCCCCTTTTACCCCAGCTGTGTCAGGGGATGTCTCGTCCCTCCTCTTTCCCGGGACGTTGCATTTCCGGCAGGTGCCTGGGAACTGAGCCCTCCTTGGTCAGCAGGTAGcccccagcagcagcacccaaagctgctgtttttctCACCTCCCCTGTTTAGCATCATCGCCTTCATTTCCCACCTCACCCCTCGTTCATATCTTTTTTCCTAACCGGAGAACGTTCTTTCTCTCTCGGTCTCTTGGCTCAAAAGCCGAGCAAAGAGGCGACGGGGGATGAACATTGGTCAAGACAGACTCAGCGTGGCGAAAGCGATATATGGGCGGCTGGggctgggatataaataaatcccAGGCAGGCTGTGCTACTGAAGCAagcaaagatggggggggggggggcagtggcggAGTGGGCAGATGAATTACGGCGCCGCTTTGGAGGCATCCTTCTTGCAGAGGGCAGAGTGGGAGGGGGCACAAGTGGGTCACACCTCTGCTTGGAGGGAGGaggcagtgtttgcatgggcggAGGAGCTAAAacgttgggttggggggggggtatcagaaGTCTGCAAGAGCCAGGAGGGTGGAGTGTGGGGGACCCTGGGAAGCGGACATAGCAGACCAGAAGCAAGCGGTTATGGAACCGAGAGAGGGCAGGCCAGCAGACAGGGAGAAGTCTGACTGTTTTCCTAATCAAAAGGCCAGCCTTGAGCTATAAGCTTTTTCTAAGGTCAGgggcattggtgggatccaaaaattttagtaacaggttcccatggtggtgggattcaaactgtggcatagcgccaatggggctgggcggggcatgacaggagcgtggccgggcattccgggggcggggcattccagggcggggctgtggcaaggacgcagctgctgcgccagtccttgggcaggaaacgaatgcacacaggcgcaggctgccacgcatgccggtgcacctcctgctagactgcttcaagttctgcgcgctactgctgagaggaggggcataactaacgcaaaaatcacgtggcaaaatcaccaattagtaaccccctctcagcacacacaaataattagtaatctactctcgggaacctgtgagaacctgctggatcccacctctggtcaggagaCAGCCATGGGTCTTTCTGGATAGGTGGCCGTCACCCTTGAAGCCTCTCACTCTGCACCGTGATCTGCTGGCTGGTGCTTTTCCTCGGCTTCATTGCCTCGGTCCTCCCAACCACAAAGTCCTGGCCAGACACCTCATAGTGACCAaacttcccaccctcagcttggCTGAAGGAGGGAGACCTCTTCTGAGCAGGGGAGGGTTCCCCTCGCCCCCACTTTCGGGTCGGTTGCACAATTCCCTTTGACTTGCCGGAGCCCGAATCAGCGGGGGGACGGTGGGAGAGTCGGCTGGTTTGGCTCGAACCTGCCTGTCTGTTGCTGGCTTCTGCCACGTCTAGGAATCCGTTTTAAAGGGGCTGCTTTAGACAGGAAACGTTGGACGGCTCCGTAGCAGAGCTGGCCGGCACGGCAGTGTCGGATCGCTTGGGCTGCgagttctcctttccccctccatctCTCCAGCTGCACCTGACAGTTGATGAGAGAAATCTCTGCTCTGTTGGCCTGGGAGCATAATCCCCCAGGACTCTTGGAAGAAGCCCCAATTCTCATTAGAACACCTCTCCAGAGAGGCGGAGGGGGGAGGATAAAGCTGGCTTCTCAGAGCCTGGTAGACAGAAATTCTTGGAAACGTGGAGGAaagtggacgggggggggggggggaatacaggaAGGAGAGTCTCCGAGGTAAGGAGGAGGTGCCCTTGTGCAAAAGAGAGACCAAGGGGTTTTCGTAAGGCTGggagtggaagagaaaggaagagggacCTCTCTGAAGATGCGCAAGGGGTAGAGAAAGGATTCTCTGGGAGCTTGTCTTGCTGGCTCAGAGCTCTCCAAGGTTGGCTTTCTCCGTGGTGATCCAAAGGAGAGAGGGATCGTCTGCAATTCATTTCCACCAGCCTCCCTTCATCGTCATCTTCAACTGCAGATTGCTTTCACTCTTtccaggaaggaaggcagagggTTGTGGCCGGGAGAGGTCCAGATGTACTAGGTGGTatgctgtttgtgtgtgtacacGCACATGCACACCTGTAACCTTGCTTGGTCGCCATTCATTTCCTCTTTCCAGCTAACTCTTCCTTCCCTGGCAAGCAGAGACTGGAAGGGCCCTGATTGCTGCTTAATTTCCAAAATGTGGATGGCTCTGGGGcaccaaacctgcttgaaaactGCCATTCTCAAGAAAACAGGGGTGGGGGTTCTTAGCTGCAACGGGGAAATACTTTGCATATGTTCAGATGCATGACCTGGCTGACCTCTGGCAATGGAAAACATTATCTCGGACTCAACCCTGATGGGACGTGACCCGAATCAAATCTCTCTAGAGGGTTGCTGTTTTGACAACCAACTCATGCCAAGATTTCCTCTTTTCCCCCTGCAGATCTCCTCCGGGCACGGCAAGAGGTGGCCGCGGCCGCAGCGCGCAACCCCAGCTCGATGGAGGCCCACCTTCCTTCAGCCAGCAACTCGTCCAGTCAGCGTAGGAAGCAGGGTCTCCCGCAACACCGGGATTCCCACTTCTCTGAGAGGTACCTACCGGGCAACCTTTGTGGGGTCAGGAAGaagagtgtgtctgtgtgtgagtgtgtgatgCCTCTGTGTGGGTCTGTGGTGTTCCCATCTACCCTCATGTCCCTGGAAGAGGGTGGGATCTGGCTGCTGTAGAATCTGACCTGCTGGAGCCATCAATGTGTTCCAGCTGTGTTGGGCCTGCCTTCAGGAAAGGGACAGCAGTCCACGTAGGCTCAGAGGCATTTCCTCTTAATCCCAAGGCCGTGGATTCCAAGACTAAGCCCTGAACAAATTCCAAGCACAAAAATTTAAGACCTGCtgaaatgtgggaggggggagagaggcgCTCCAAACAGCCGTGGATTTTCCCTTTCCGGGGATTTTGCCATATCGAGGAGGCCGCCCAGGCCGGGGCTGATGAAGCTCTCCTGGGAAAGAGAAGGatatggggaaagggagggggcgaAGAGCTGCACTCTAATTGACCTGCCCCACAAAGCCCCCAAAGCAGGCGAAGCATGCTGGAGACAGATCCGCCAGGAATGCGGACATGGGCGGGTTTCGGCTCCGCCAGTCGGCAAAGAAAACCTCCCAGGCTCTGTGTGGCCTGGAGAGGCGCCAGGTAACTGGCTGAAAGATCGCCACTTTGCTGAAGGAGTGAGAGGGGGGGacacggggaggggggagaggataGGGAACAGACGACTGGCCGGCCGTTAGTTGGCTGCGGTCTGCCCCTGGCAAAACAGGTCGTCTGTTTCTTGAATGACGCCTTAACTCCGTTAGGGCAAATTCCGGTCACTGCTTTGCTACCGACATGTGATGTGACGGGATTTGCGCTGGCCGCCACGCTGCAGGCAGAAAGGCAGCGCCTCCTTTGCTCAGACCTGTGTCTGCCAAAATAATCTGAATgcctggtggtgctggtggtaaTCTGTGACCGTCTGAGTCTTatccagtaagaagaagaagaagagtttggatttatatcccccctttctctcctgtaaggagactcaaaggggcttacaagctcctttcccttccccctccccccccccaacaaagtcaggtgggtgggactgagagagccccgaagaactgtgactagctcaaggacacccagctggcatgtgttggagtgtacaatctaatctggttcaccagataagcctccaccactcaagtggcagagcggggaatcaaacctggttctccagattagagtgcacctgctcttaaccacgacaccgcgCTGGCCTAAGGGAGTTCTGCTGCCTCTTCAACTTATGGATTTCAGTATCCGAGGATGTAAACATGACCTCTGTAGCTTGAATTGCTTTAAGAGAAGAATTCTACCAAATTCGCGGGGAAGGATCTATCAAGAGCTCTCACTCGGGATAGCTAAATGAATCCTGGCTGTTGTATTTGACCAGTGTGAAAGGGCTGTCGCTTTCGCGCTCTGCTTGGGGCAGCCGGGAGCATGAAGGCTGTGGTGGGGTTAGACAGGCCTTGGTTTGATCCTTGAGCATGGTGGTGGCATCCAGAGGATTATTGAATCTATCCAGGATGATTGATCTATCAAGGCCTGGGCTCTcttcctagatcaggggtctgcaacctgcggctctccagatgttcatgaactacaattcccatcagccccctgccaggatggccaattggccatgctgacaggagctgatgggaattgtggttcgtgaacatctggagagccgcaggttgcagacccctgtcctagatagaAGGTTAGGCAATAGGAACACCTTTTCAACATTGAATAAccacctatatcagtggtggcgaacctttggcactccagatgttatggactacaattcccatcagcccctgccagcatctggagtgccaaaggttctggagtgccaaaggttcgccaccacggacctatataCAGGAGATAATGTCCTCACCTGGCCgtgtctcagaagctaagtagggtcagtacttggaattGAGCCCACCATGACAGTCCAGAGTTGCTGCTGTGcagtggcaggcagtggcaaaccacctcttcccctcttgtcttgaaaaccctatggggttgccgtaagtcagctgtaacaATAGCATTCCCCATCACCACCCTAGAAGAGAGGCAGAAATGCACCAAATAGGAATGTCCTCTTCACTACCAT from the Sphaerodactylus townsendi isolate TG3544 unplaced genomic scaffold, MPM_Stown_v2.3 scaffold_692, whole genome shotgun sequence genome contains:
- the LOC125425526 gene encoding sterile alpha motif domain-containing protein 11-like, whose translation is NSHTPLLEGAVTQMTPEEHYRRMMSALNEHGAFEEQQQQQQRLYQLANSMAVPSHSDLLRARQEVAAAAARNPSSMEAHLPSASNSSSQRRKQGLPQHRDSHFSERYLPGNLCGVRKKSVSVCECVMPLCGSVVFPSTLMSLEEGGIWLL